GTCCTCTATTATTTCGCGTATCGCCGATATATCCGTTAGCAAGTCATTCAAACAAAACTTGATCGCCCTGCTTATTCTTTTACAAGGTTTCCGCGGCTCGTACTTTTCACAGCTGTCATGAATATTAACAACTGCAACCTTTTTACAGCACCAACCGACCTTTGTTTTATTAAACTGCTTTACTCCCCTCGTATAAAACCTTTCAAGATTTTTGCATCTATAACAGGGGTTATGTTCGTTCTCCATGTTTTCTCCAAATCAAAATTTCTACAAAAATGTATAATTATATTATAATCTACAATTTTGTAGAAGTCAAGAAAAATCTACATATTTGTTGTAAAATGCATATAGGTAAATATTATGAAAAATTACGGTGAAGAACTCAAATACCAACGAAAACGGCGAAATAAAACGCTAATGCAAGTCGAAGCGGATACGGGAATAAGCAATTCCAATCTCAGCCGCTGGGAAAACGGCAAGGTTTTGCCAAATATAGATTTTTGTGTTATATTAGCCGATTACTACGGCATAACGCTTGATGAGCTTATCGGTAGAGATAAGCATAATAACGGATAAATTAAGAATGCCCTCATCCACCGCAAGCGGTCCCCCTTCCCCATTTGGGGAAGGGGGAGTTCGTCAGACTTTTTCACATTTTTCAATCAAACAAAAAGCCGTATCAAGAGTAAAAGCTTGATACGGCTTTATTCATATTCGCTTAAAGTTTTCTTTGCTTCTTCCTTGTTCACAAGAAAGAAGACACGAAACAAAAAAGCAACGCCGATCATAACGATAGACGTTGCTTTCTTTACTTAGCATTAAACGTAAAAGTTTCTTGCCTACTTCTTTTCAAAGAAGTAGGGAAAAATTACACTAACTCGATAAGCGCTTCTTCGGCAGCGTCGCCGCGGCGCGCGCCGAGTTTAAGCACGCGGGTATAGCCGCCGCTGCTGTTGGTATCGATATTCCGCTGCGAATAGCGGATAGCGTACACGTTGAAGATCTTCTCGATCAGCGGGTGCTGAACGTCCTTAGTGCGCTCACGGAACGCCGCTTTGGTCTCGCCGGGCTTCTGCGTTTCGGGCGGATCGTAGACCATAGCCATGATCTTACGACGCGCGGCGAGCCGCTTTTCGCCGTCGAGAATGGTCTCGACCTCGATCTTCTTGCCCTTCTTATCGACCGAAGTCTTGACTTCTTTCTTGACGTCAAGCACGGTATCGACAGCGAGCTGAATGATTTTATCCGCAAGGCGCGAGACCTCTTTGGCACGCGCGTAGGTCGTAGTAATCTTCTCGTTCCACAACAGTGCGGTTACCTGATTGCGCAAAAGCGCGTTGCGTCTGTCGGTGGGGAGGGAAAGTTTTCTCTGTTCCATAATTGTTACGTTTCTCCTATATTAGTCTTCCGAAGCCCTAAGATCAAGCCCAAACCCGCGGAGCTTGGCGATAACCTCGTCGAGCGATTTTCTGCCGAGGTTGCGGACTTTAAGCATATCCTCCTCGGTCTTGCGGGTGAGGTCGGCGACGGTATGGATACCCGCGCGTTTCAAGCAGTTATAGCTGCGCACGGACAAATCCATTTCCTCGATGTTCATTTCGAGCACTTTTGCCTGACGGTCTTCCGAGCGCGACACCAAAATGTCCATGCCCGAAATGGTATCAGACAGCGCTACGAACAGTTTCACGTGGTCTTCGAGCGCCTTGGCGGCAAGCGAGAGCACGTCCTTAGCGGACAGACTGCCGTCGGTCTTGACGTTTATAGTGAGCTTGTCGAAGTCCATCGACTGCCCTACGCGCGTGGGCTCGACCGAGTACGACGCGAACTTGACGGGCGTGAATATGGCGTCGATCGGGATATAGCCGATCGGGCGAGACGGGTCTTTAAGCTCATCGGCTACGACGTAGCCCCTGCCCTTACCGACGTAAAGCGTCATATCGAGCTTGGCGCCCTCGTCGAGCGTGCACAAATACAGATCGGGATTGAGCACTTCGATCTCGGGATCGACGTCGATATCCGCGGCGGTGACGGGACCTGCCGCTGTTTTTTGGATATGCAGCTCTTTTACGAGCGTTTTATCCTGATAGTTCGCTTTGAGGTTGAGCGATTTAAGATTGAGAATGATCTCCGCCACGTCCTCTTTAACGCCTTTGACGGTCGAGAACTCGTGGTCGACGCCTTCGATCATGATACCGATGACCGCCGCGCCGGGAAGATTGGATAACAATACTCGCCTAAGCGCGTTACCGAGCGTGTGGCCGTAGCCGCGGTCAAGCGGCTCTACGACGAACTTGCCGGTACGGTAGCCCTCGGTTTCTTCCATCGTTATTCTCGGCATTTCGATTTCCATCATGGCTTAGATACTCCTTATTACTTGGAATACAACTCGACTATGAGCTGCTCGTTAATGTTGAGGTCGATATCGTCGCGCTTGGGATTGTCAACGATCTTACCGACGAAGTTCTCGGTATCGAACGTGACCCACTTGGGCATGACGATCTTCGCTCCGCGCAGTTCTTTGAACAACGCATTGTCGCGGCTGGTCTCACGAATGGATATCTCGTCGCCGAGCTTGATCTGGTACGACGGAATGTCTACGCGCTTGCCGTTGACAAGGATATGCCCGTGGTTGACGATCTGGCGCGCCATCTTGCGCGAAGCGCCGATTCCCATACGGAAAACAACGTTATCCAAACGCTTTTCGAGCATGGCGAGCATATTCTCGCCGGTAACGCCTTTCTTGGCGACCGCTTTTTCGTAATACTCGCGGAACTGTTTTTCGAGTACGCCGTAAGCGCGCTTGACCTTTTGCTTCTCGCGCAACTGCGTGTTATACTCACTGTTCTTTTTCCGCGTAAGCGCGTGCACGCCGGGCGGAACGGGTCTGCGCTCCATAGCGCATTTCTTGGATACACAGCGCTCGCCCTTTAAGAAAAGCTTCTGACCTTCCCTGCGGCACTGCCTGCAATCTGCACAAATATTTCTTGCCATAATCTATGCTTCTCCTTAAACTCTGCGGCGTTTGGGGGGACGGCACCCGTTGTGAGGAATGGGCGACACGTCGTTGATCTCGGTGACGGCAAGCCCTACGACTTCCATAGCGCGGATGGCGCTCTCTCTGCCGGGACCGGGGCCTTTAACGAACACCTTGACCGAACGCAAGCCGTGCTCCATTGCTCTACGCGCGGCTTCCTCAGCCGCCATCTGCGCCGCGTACGGCGTGGACTTACGCGAGCCGCGAAATTTAAGCGCGCCCGCCGAGCAAGCGGCTATCGCATTGCCCTGCTCGTCCGTAACGGTAACGATCGTGTTATTGAACGACGCGTGGATATGAACGCAACCTTTATCGATATTCTTAGTGACCTTCTTTTTGGTCGTCGTCTTCTTAACTGCCATGGCTTAGCGCTCCTTCTTCTTGCTGCGCGAAACGGTGCGCTTCGGTCCCTTGCGGGTGCGCGCGTTCTGCTTGGTGTTTTGACCGCGAACGGGAAGGTTCTTACGATGCCTTACGCCGCGGTAGCAGCCTATATCTTTAAGCCGCTTGATGTTGAGCTCGACTTCGCGGTGAAGATCGCCTTCCGTCTTGATATTCTTGTCGATATAAGTACGGAGCGCGTTTTCCTGATCACCGGTCAAGTCCTTAACGCGAATGTCGGGGCTGATACCCGTCGCTTCGAGAATTTTGTTCGCCGTGGGACGGCCGATACCGTAGATGTACGTCAAGCCGATCTCGATACGCTTGTCCTTGGGCAAATCAATACCTGCAATTCTTGCCACTTTTTGTCTCCTTGAAAGTTTTGAAAAGATTTATATTTGCTCGCTCCGTCACGAAGCGTGTGGAATGTCGCGCCCGTGATTAAGCGGTGTTTAGCAAATTAGGGAACAGGGCACAGGGCATAGGGGTCAGGGAATGTCTAATTTAATTGTTACCTCTATGACTGTGCAATATTAATAAGTGCGTATCTTTGAGTGCGGAGATGCGAGTTAGGCAAGGAAGTCCGAGCGCCGACCGACGGGAGTGTACACCGAAGTACATGACCGAGGGCGGCGCGACGGCTGACGCCGCATAACGACGCATACACGCGCTCAAAGAATTAACCTTGACGCTGTTTATGGCTCGGGTTCTTGCTGCAAATGACCATAACTTTGCCGTGACGGCGAATGACCTTGCATTTATCGCACATGGGTTTTACGGAAGATCTTACTTTCATGATTTTTACTCCTGTGAAAGATTGTTACTTGTTTCGGGTGAAGCTTAGTTCTTGCTTCTGAACGTTATTATGCCTTTCGTTATATCATACGGCGATATCGCCACTTTGACTCTGTCACCCAACAACACCTTGATGTAGTTGACGCGCATTTTACCCGCGATGGTGCAGAGCACGATTGCACCGTTATCGAGCTTTACCTTGAACTTAGTTCCCGGCAAGCATTCCTCGACGGTGCCTTCGGTTTCGATATTGTCACTTCTCGGCATACAACCTCCTATCCGATACGTATTGTTTTATTCGCTTTTTAAGCGTTGCGTTTGTCGGGTTTTTTATGCCGCTCTCCGCGACTACCCGTAAATGCCGTTTTCGTTTGAGCTTGGGCTTTTCCATGCCGCGGCTCTTGCCGTCCGCTATCAGCACGAACTCGTCGCCCGCCTGTGCCACCACTACGAACGGTTTGCCCGCGTCGTGACCTTTCAGGCTGATCACTATATCGCCGATTTGCATGAGTTGCACAATCCTTGTTTAGTGTAGTGTGTCGAACGGTTACAGTGTTAAGATCTCGGGCTCGCCGTCGGTTACTATAACCGTGTTCTCGTAGTGCGCGGCGTTGCTCTTGTCCTTAGTGCGGACCGTCCACTTATCGCGCTCGACGTACACGCGCCAGTCGCCGCGGGTTATCATCGGCTCGATACATATACACAAGCCGTTCCTAAGCGGTGCGCCCGTGCCGCGCTTGCCGAAGTTGGGGACTTCCGGCGGCTCGTGCATTTCGTGCCCGATACCATGACCGGTCAGCGCACGTACCACGCCGTAGCCGTGAAGCTCGGTGTAGAGCTGGACGGCGCTCGATATATCGCCTACGCGGTTGCCCGCTTTCGCGTATTCGAGTCCGACGAAGAACGCTTTCTCGGCTGCGTCGATGAGCGCTAAGTCGTCCGCTTTGACGTTGCCGACCGCGAAGGTCCGCGCCGCGTCGCCCTGGTATCCGTTCAAAAGTGCGGTAATGTCGACAGACACTATGTCGCCGTCCTTGACCGTCGCAAGCGACGGTATGCCGTGGACGACCACGTCGTTTACCGATATGCACGAGGCGTTGGGATATCCCTCAAACCCCTTGCTCGACGGCGTTGCGCCGAAAGACCGTATGACTTCTTCCACAACCGCGTCGATTTCGAGCGTCGTTACGCCCGGTTTAATGAACTTGCCCGCCGCTTCGAGCGCCGCTTTTACTACGCGGCTCGCCGCGCGCATTCCGTCGCGCTCTTTTTCGGACTTGACTATCATTTAAGCGCCGCCTCGATAGATTTGTTTACTTCGTCTATCGCCTGCATTCCGTCGATGTTCTTTAACAGACCTTTCGCCTGATAGTAATCGACGAGCGGTGCGGTGTTCTCGTTGTAGACTTTGAGCCTGTTCTCCACGACTTCGCGCTTGTCGTCGTCGCGGATAACGAGCTTGTCGCCGCACGCCTTGCAGATCCCGTCGGGCGCGTCCTGCGCGCTCGTCGTATATCCGCATTTGAGGCAGACCCTGCGGCTTGCCATGCGGTCGGCGAGCTTGTTAAGGTCGGTGACGAGGTTGAGCGCGACGTCGATACTGACTATCTCGCTGAGCGCGTCCGCCTGTGCCTTGGTGCGCGGGAAACCGTCGAGAAGAAAGCCTTTTTTGCAGTCGGCCTGCTCGATCCTGTTCTTTAACAGTGCGAGCACCAGCTCGTCGGGAACAAGCTTGCCTGCGTCCATGTACGCTTTCGCCTGCTTGCCGAGCTCCGTCCCGTCCGCTATGTTCTTGCGTAATAGGTCGCCCGTCGAGATGTGCGGTATATTGTGCGTTTTGCAGATGAGCGCCGCTTGCGTGCCTTTGCCGCTGCCCGGCGCACCCATGATTATGAGATTCATGTGTCTCCTTTTTTTCGTTACTTCTTTTGAAAAAGAAGTAACCAAGAAAACTTTACGTTGGAAAATGAATAAGTGTGTTGTTGCTTAGTCAAATTTTGCGTAGTCGCGTCGCAGACGGGCAACAGTCGGTGAGGCGCCGACGGGAGTGTACTTCGCGTACATGACCAAGGCGCCGAGGCGAACGTAGCCCGTATCCGACGATGAATACGCAAAATTTATTTCAAGAAGCCTTTGTACTGCTTCATCATCAACTGACTTTGCAGCTGCTTATCGAATTCGAGCGCGACCGAAACGACGATCAGCATACCCGTTGCGGAGAACGCATTGACAAGCGTCGGGTTATCGAGCACTGCCGCGAATATGACCGACGGCACGAGTGCGATAAACATAAGGAAGAACGCGCCGAACAGTGTGAGGCGTTTGCTTATTCTAGCGAGGTACTCGGTAGTGGGTTTGCCCGGGCGAATACCGTTGATAAAGCCGCCGTACTGTTGGATATTGCGCGAGATGTCCTCGGGATTGAACTCGATCTGTGCGTAGAAATACGAGAAGAACAGAATGAGCAATGCGACGAGGATATAATAGATGGGGTACTTACTGCCCGCGCCCAGCCACGTCGACCACCAGGCATAGAAACTGCTTTCGGGTGCAACGAGCTGCGCTATCATTTGCGGGAAAGTAATGAGCGCCGTCGCGAAGATGATCGGCATAACGCCGCTCGCGTTGAGCTTGATGGGAATGAACGTGCTCTGTCCGCCGTACTGCTTTCTGCCTTTTATCTGCTTGGCGTACTGAACGGGCACTCTGCGCTCCGCGCTGTCCACGAACACGATGAGCATGAACACTGCGATAACCATGACGGCAAAACCGACAAGATCCCATGCCGCGTACGCCGCTTCTTCTGCCGAGCCGGTAAACGCAACCGTGAATTGTGCGATGATCGAGCGTCCCGCCGAAGCGATGATACCGACGAAGATCAAAAGGCTTATACCGTTGCCGATACCGTAATCGGTGATGCGCTCGCCCAACCACATGGTGAGCATAGAGCCCATAACGAGAAGTACAACAACGAATATAGCGATGAGCCAGGTCTGGGTCATAGGACCGAACACGGTGTTCGACAGCATACCGCCGCGCGCGTACGATACCGTAACGCCTATCGCCTGCGCAAGCGCGAGCGCGATAGTGATATAGCGCGTGATCTGCGTGATCTTTTTCCTGCCCTCGTCGCCCTGCTTCTGGTATTCTTGAAGCCGCGGGATAGCAACCGACAAGAGCTGCAAAATAATTGACGCATTGATATACGGCGTTATACCGATAGCGAACAACGCGCCGTTAGCAAGCGCGTTACCCGTGATACCGTTAAGCAGTCCCAAAAGCCCTTCCGTAGCAGTGCCCGAATCCACAGTCGGGTCAATACCCGGAACAGGTATCCAGCAACCCAAGCGGTATACAAAGAGCAGCGCAAGCGTGATCAAGATCTTGATGCGCACCTCTTTGTTTTTGAAAGCGTTTTTTAGCGTTTCAAACATTAGATGACCTCAACAGTGCCGCCCGCTTTTTCGATCTTCTCTTTTGCGGACGCGGTAAACTTCGCCGCTTTGACCGTAAGCTTTTTGGTCAGCTCGCCGTCGCCGAGCACTTTAAGCCCGTACGCTTCGACCTTTTTAACGATACCCGTTTCGACCAAAAGTTTAAGATCGACGACCGTGCCGTCGTCAAACTCGTTGAGCTTGTCAACGTTGATAACCGAAAATTCCTTTTGGAACTTGTTGTTAAAGCCGCGCTTAGGCAAACGACGCATAAGCGTGATCTGTCCGCCCTCGAACCCGGGACGAACGCCGCCACCGCTGCGCGCCCATTGACCTTTATGACCTTTACCGGAAGTTTTACCGAGTCCCGAACCAATACCTCTGCCAAGTCTCTTGGCTTTGGTACGCGAGCCGTCAGCCGGCATAAGTGCGTGCATTTTCATAATTAAGCCTCCGTTACGGTGACAAGATGGCTGACAACATTGATCATGCCGCGCATAGCGGGCGTGTCGTCGACCGTCACCGTTTGGTGAATCTTTTTAAGCCCCAACGCCTCAACCGTGCGCTGCTGCTTTACCAAGCGTCCCGCCGTGCTCTTAACAAGCGTGACGTTAAGCTTCTTGGTTTCGTTTTCTGCTTTCTTAGCCATGTTTATCTCCATATAATAGTGAAGAATGTCGTTGCACATATCTTTATATAAAGTATACGTGCAACAAGTAGTCGACGAGCAATGCGGCGTATCACCGCGAACTCAAACCGACTTGCTTTTTTAGTGTAGGCGCGGCATAGACAAGGAAGTCCGAGCGCCGACCGACGGGAGTGTACACCGAAGTACATGACCGAGGGCAGCGCGACGGCTGACGCCGTATATGCCGATGCATACGCCAAAAAAGTTAAAGGATTTCGTCGACAGTCTTGCCCCTCAACGCCGCCACCTGATCGAGCGTTCTCAAACCTTCGAGCGCTTTCATGGTAGCCTTAACAACGTTGATCGGGTTACGCGAGCCGTAGCACTTGGTCGTGATGTTATTGATACCGCAAAGTTCGAGCACCGCACGCACGCTACCGCCGGCGATAACGCCTTTACCTTCGGGAGCGGGACGAAGCAAGACCTTGCTGCAAGAGAACTCGCCGACCGTTTCGTGCGGGATAGCCGTGCCGTTAAGCGCGATCTTTTTCATATCGCGGCGCGCCGCCTGCTCGGCTTTCTTGATCGCCTCGGGAACCTCGGTCGCCTTGCCCATGCCGATACCGACTCTGCCCTTGCCGTCACCGGCAACGACGAGCGCGGCGAAGCTGCTGTTACGACCGCCCTTAACGACCTTACTTACCCTGCGGGTAGTGACGAGCTTGGTTTTGATCCCGTCGTCAACGACGTCCTTTTCTCTTTTCTTTCTAAATTCTTCGCGTGCCATGATAACTCCTTAGAATTTAAGCCCGGCGTTTCTCGCCGCGTCCGCAAGTGCTTTGACTCTGCCCGTGTACAGGTATCCGCCGCGATCGAACACGACTTCTATGATGCCCTGTTTCTGAGCCTTTTGAGCAACGTCGCTGCCGACGAACTCAGCTTGCTGGGTTTTGGTTTTGCCGTCGAGGTTAGCGCCCTTAACGAGCGTGCTGCTCGAACACAGCGTTACGCCTTTTACGTCGTCGATGACCTGCGCATAGATATGGCTGGTCGAACGGTAAACCGCAAGGCGCGGACGCGCGGCAGTGCCTTTTATGTCGTTACGCAGGCGCGCGTGGCGCTTCATGCGAACTTTATTTTTATCGATTTTCTTAATCATAAGACACTCTCCTATTTCTTGCCTGCGGTCTTAGCCTCTTTGCGGAGGACCTTTTCAGTGCTGTAATGCAGACCGTAACCGTGATAGGGCTCGACGGGACGCTTGGACTTGATCTGAGCTGCGACCTCGCCGACGAACTCCTTGCTGATACCGCTGACGACGATGGTGAGCGGATCGGGGCAAGTGATCGTAATGCCTTCGGGGATAGTGTATTCCACAGGCTTGCTGTAACCGATGTTCATAACGAGCTTGTTGCCCGTTACGGCGCATTTGTAACCGACGCCCGCCACGATAAGCGTTTTGGTGAAAGCGTTCTGCACGCCCGCTACCATGTTGGCGATGAGCTGACGGTACAAACCGTGGTAAGCACGGGTTTGCTTATCTTCGTTAGCGCGCTCGACGTTGACCACGCCCGCGCCGATAACGACGTTAATATCCTTACTGACGATTTCCTGTTTGAGCTCGCCCAGCTTGCCCTTGACGGTGACGACACCGTTCTCGAAGCTGACCGTAACGCCGGCGGGAACGTCAATATGTTTTCTGCCAATTCGCGACATTGTAATTCGACCTCCTACCACACGTAGGCGAGCACTTCGCCGCCTATTTTGAGCTCGCGCGCTTTCTTGTCGGTCATGACGCCGCGCGAGGTGGAAATTATCGCTATGCCGTAGCCGCCGAGAACCTTGGGAAGATTGTCGCTTCCGCAGTAGACGCGCAGACCGGGCTTGCTTATGCGTTTAAGATTGGTAATGGCGTTCGTGTTGCCGCTGTATTTGAGCACAACCTTAATATTGCTGTGCCCCTTGTCCTCGACGATCTCGCTCGAAGCGACGAAGCCCTCGTTGACCAGAATGTCGACTATCGACTTTTTCATCTTGGACGCGGGTATCGATACGGTTTCATGACGCGCCGTAATAGCGTTGCGAATTCTCGTGAGCAAATCCGCGATAGGATCTGTTGTAACCATAACTTATACCCTCCTTACCAGCTCGACTTCTTTACGCCGGGGATTTCTCCCTTGTACGCAAGATCGCGAAAGCAAATTCTGCAAATGCCGTACTTTCTGAGCACGGAATGCGGTCTGCCGCAGATACTGCAACGCGTGTAAGCGCGCGTCGAGTACTTAGGCGTTCTTTGCTGTTTATTTATCATCGCTTTTTTAGCCATAATTTTCTCCTTAATTCTTGAACGGCATGCCGAGCTTGGTGAGAAGAAGTTTCGCCTCTTCGTCAGTCTCTGCGGTCGTGACCACGTCGACGTCGAACCCGCGGATCTTCTCGATCAGTTCGTACGAGATCTCGGGGAAGATCGTTTGATCCTTGATACCGAGCGCGTAGTTGCCTCTGCCGTCGAACGACTTGCCCGAGATACCGCGGAAGTCGCGGACGCGGGGAAGCGCTATCGACACAAGCCTGTCGAAGAACTCGTAAGCCATTTCGCCGCGGAGCGTAACCTTGATCGCTATGGACTGACCTTCGCGAAGCTTGAAGTTACTGACCGACTTTTTGGCTTTTACGAGCACGCTGCGCTGACCGGCGATAGCGTCGAGCTCGGCTTGTGCGAGCTGGATGCTCTTGGAATTGTCCTTGATATCGCCCAAACGCATATTGAGCACGATCTTGACGAGCTTGGGAACCTGATTAACGTTCTTATAGCCGCACTCTTTCATGAGCTGGGGAACGATCTCCGCTTTATAGCGTTTGTGAAGTCTGTAACGCTCGGGATTGTTCGATTTTACGGGCTTGCCGCTTGCCGCGGTCGTGCCTTCCGCCTTTTTGGCTTTGGTCGATTTTTCTGCCATTACCGTTTACTCCTTACTCTGTTTTACCGTCCGAATTTTCTTCGACGGGAACGTCGGCTTTCTTCGCCGCGGTCTTCTTAGCCGCAGGCTTTTTCGCCGCTTTCTTCTCGGTCTCGGGCGCGGCGGCTTCCTGTTCTTCTACCGCTTCGTCCTTAGCCTTTTTTGTTTTCGCCTTGTCCGCTTTCTTGGACTTTTTGTCGGCTTTCTGGTTCACGTCCAGACTCGCGCCGCACTTGGCGCAAACACGCACGTTCTTGCCCTCGATCTCCTGATGGCGAACGCGGACGCTCTTGCCGCACGACGGGCAGATGATCTGTACGTTGCTGCCGTCGATAGGCGCTTCCACCTTCTTCTTGCCGCCCTGGTCGGTTGCCGAACGGGGTTTGAGGTGGTGGGTCGCAATGTTGACGCCCTCGACAAGCACCTTGTTGGTCTTGGGATCGGTCGCAAGGACCTTGCCCGTTTTGCCTTTATCTTTGCCCGTCAAAACCTTGACGTTGTCGCCTTTCCTGACGTTGAGATTGTTCATTAGAATAAATCCTCCAATTACAGCACTTCGGGCGCCAAAGATATGATCTTGGTGAAGTCGCGGTCGCGCAGCTCACGCGCTATGGGCCCGAAGATACGGGTGCCGCGCGGCTGTTTCTGATTGTCTATAATAACGGCGGCGTTGTCGTCGAAACGAATGTGCGAGCCGTCGGGACGGTTCACGCCCGAATGCGTGCGAACAATAACCGCCTTAACGACGTCACCCTTTTTAACGGTGCCGCCCGGCTGAGCGGACTTGACCGACGCAGTGATGATGTCGCCGATATTGCCGCTCTTTCTGAGCGACCCGCCCATGACCTGTATGCACATTATTTCCTTAGCGCCGGTGTTGTCGGCAACTTTAAGATACGATTGAGGTTGTATCATGATTTGCTCATGCTCCTTGATTGTATATTGTCTGGTTTATCGAAAAGCGTTCCCGTTCTCTATATACAGAACGTATGTGAGAGTGCGGAGATGCGAGCAAGACGAACAGCTGGCGCCGAGGCGCGACGGGAGTGTACATAGACGTACATGACCGAGCGCCGAGAAGCACGCAGTTCGTATTGCGACGCATACACGCGCTCGAACTTACTTCGCCTTTTCGATAATCTTACTCACCCGCCAGCACTTATCCTTAGAGATAGGTCTGGTCTCGGTGATTTCCACTCTGTCGCCGACGCCGCACTC
The window above is part of the Clostridiales bacterium genome. Proteins encoded here:
- the rplR gene encoding 50S ribosomal protein L18, coding for MIKKIDKNKVRMKRHARLRNDIKGTAARPRLAVYRSTSHIYAQVIDDVKGVTLCSSSTLVKGANLDGKTKTQQAEFVGSDVAQKAQKQGIIEVVFDRGGYLYTGRVKALADAARNAGLKF
- the rplF gene encoding 50S ribosomal protein L6 — protein: MSRIGRKHIDVPAGVTVSFENGVVTVKGKLGELKQEIVSKDINVVIGAGVVNVERANEDKQTRAYHGLYRQLIANMVAGVQNAFTKTLIVAGVGYKCAVTGNKLVMNIGYSKPVEYTIPEGITITCPDPLTIVVSGISKEFVGEVAAQIKSKRPVEPYHGYGLHYSTEKVLRKEAKTAGKK
- the rpsH gene encoding 30S ribosomal protein S8 translates to MVTTDPIADLLTRIRNAITARHETVSIPASKMKKSIVDILVNEGFVASSEIVEDKGHSNIKVVLKYSGNTNAITNLKRISKPGLRVYCGSDNLPKVLGGYGIAIISTSRGVMTDKKARELKIGGEVLAYVW
- a CDS encoding type Z 30S ribosomal protein S14, translated to MAKKAMINKQQRTPKYSTRAYTRCSICGRPHSVLRKYGICRICFRDLAYKGEIPGVKKSSW
- the rplE gene encoding 50S ribosomal protein L5, with protein sequence MAEKSTKAKKAEGTTAASGKPVKSNNPERYRLHKRYKAEIVPQLMKECGYKNVNQVPKLVKIVLNMRLGDIKDNSKSIQLAQAELDAIAGQRSVLVKAKKSVSNFKLREGQSIAIKVTLRGEMAYEFFDRLVSIALPRVRDFRGISGKSFDGRGNYALGIKDQTIFPEISYELIEKIRGFDVDVVTTAETDEEAKLLLTKLGMPFKN
- the rplN gene encoding 50S ribosomal protein L14 → MIQPQSYLKVADNTGAKEIMCIQVMGGSLRKSGNIGDIITASVKSAQPGGTVKKGDVVKAVIVRTHSGVNRPDGSHIRFDDNAAVIIDNQKQPRGTRIFGPIARELRDRDFTKIISLAPEVL